One Deltaproteobacteria bacterium DNA segment encodes these proteins:
- a CDS encoding FAD-dependent oxidoreductase, with protein MTKRVKPEAAGLRRRELLIAAGAGAGALLLGPDARAADPKPEIDVLVVGGGFAGVTAARDCALRGYRTVLLEARERLGGRTFTSELGGDSIELGGTWVHWAQPHVWAEIQRYGLAVAETPELGLDLANEEMIALVGGKRVVLGAQDMAAVQAAVEAYFGPARLAWNRPYDSGFARAELAKLDALSARDALARLELPPVPRDFLEGYLLSLTNGPLDGVAYTEMLRGFALAGWSLPGLSDAAARYKLADGTKALIGKMVAHGGFEVRLGAIAKRIESSEAGVRIALADGAQLDARAAVVTLPLNVLPEVEFAPALDARLLELAGLRHGGRGFKLYARKKGRVTRHKKASAVAPASHPLSFALTYALDDAHTLLVAFGPDPARLDVSDRAAVEAALRAWFPGVEVESISSWAWREDPFARGTWAMLPPGWLGRWATALERDRPPLFFASGDVGEGWRGFIDGAIGAGSRAAVRVHGRLG; from the coding sequence GTGACGAAGCGAGTGAAGCCGGAGGCCGCGGGTCTGCGCCGCCGCGAGCTCCTGATCGCGGCGGGCGCGGGCGCGGGCGCGCTCCTGCTCGGCCCGGATGCGCGAGCGGCCGATCCGAAGCCCGAGATCGACGTGCTGGTCGTGGGCGGCGGCTTCGCCGGCGTGACCGCGGCTCGGGACTGCGCGCTGCGCGGCTACCGCACGGTCCTGCTCGAGGCGCGCGAGCGTCTGGGCGGGCGCACGTTCACCTCGGAGCTCGGCGGCGATTCGATCGAGCTCGGCGGCACCTGGGTCCACTGGGCGCAGCCGCACGTCTGGGCCGAGATCCAGCGCTACGGGCTCGCGGTCGCGGAGACGCCGGAGCTGGGTCTCGACCTCGCCAACGAAGAGATGATCGCGCTCGTCGGCGGCAAGCGGGTCGTCCTGGGCGCGCAGGACATGGCCGCCGTGCAGGCGGCGGTCGAGGCGTACTTCGGTCCGGCCCGCCTGGCCTGGAACCGTCCCTACGACTCGGGCTTCGCGCGGGCCGAGCTCGCCAAGCTCGACGCGCTCTCCGCAAGGGACGCGCTCGCGCGCCTCGAGCTCCCGCCGGTGCCGCGCGATTTCCTCGAGGGGTACCTGCTGTCGCTCACGAACGGGCCGCTCGACGGCGTCGCCTACACGGAGATGTTGCGCGGCTTCGCGCTCGCCGGCTGGAGCCTTCCCGGCCTCTCCGATGCCGCCGCGCGCTACAAGCTCGCGGACGGCACGAAAGCGCTGATCGGGAAGATGGTCGCGCACGGCGGATTCGAGGTCAGGCTCGGGGCGATCGCGAAGCGCATCGAGAGCTCGGAGGCGGGCGTCCGGATCGCGCTCGCGGACGGCGCGCAGCTCGACGCCCGCGCGGCCGTGGTCACGCTGCCGCTGAACGTCCTGCCAGAGGTCGAGTTCGCGCCCGCGCTCGACGCGCGCCTGCTCGAGCTGGCCGGCCTGCGCCATGGCGGGCGCGGATTCAAGCTCTACGCCCGGAAAAAGGGCCGCGTGACGCGACACAAGAAGGCGAGCGCGGTCGCGCCCGCGTCCCACCCGCTCTCCTTCGCGCTCACCTACGCGCTCGACGACGCGCACACCCTGCTGGTCGCCTTCGGACCCGATCCAGCCCGGCTCGACGTCTCCGACCGCGCTGCGGTCGAAGCGGCGCTGCGCGCCTGGTTCCCGGGAGTCGAGGTCGAGTCGATCTCGTCCTGGGCGTGGCGCGAGGATCCGTTCGCGCGCGGCACGTGGGCGATGCTTCCGCCGGGCTGGCTCGGGCGCTGGGCGACGGCACTGGAGCGCGATCGGCCTCCGCTGTTCTTCGCCAGCGGCGACGTGGGCGAAGGCTGGCGGGGCTTCATCGACGGCGCGATCGGCGCCGGCTCGCGCGCGGCCGTGCGCGTCCACGGGCGCCTCGGCTGA
- a CDS encoding zinc-dependent alcohol dehydrogenase family protein, with product MRAWVLPSPGPIEKAPLLLRELADPAPAPGQIEVEVSVCGVCRTDLHVVEGDLAQRRPNLIPGHQIVGRVRALGEGARRFEPGQRVGIAWLWRSCGRCEYCSASDENLCRAPRFTGWDEDGGFAERARVPEEFAYALPDAIDDAAVAPLLCAGIIGYRSLRRSRIEPGGRLGLYGFGSSAHIALQVAEDLGCRIFVVTREATHRALARELGAEWAGDLADRPPAKLDAAVLFAPVGTLVPVALEALRPGGTLACAGIHMTQIPPLDYAARLFEERTLTSVTANTRADGCELLELAASAGIRPRTTEFDFDELNQALLALKQGRIVGSGVLRVRGRAGGGRPFLAAANPANPCGQDPCREAELA from the coding sequence ATGCGCGCGTGGGTGCTCCCGAGTCCGGGCCCGATCGAAAAGGCGCCGCTCCTGCTCCGCGAGCTCGCGGACCCCGCTCCCGCACCCGGCCAGATCGAGGTCGAGGTCAGCGTCTGCGGCGTCTGTCGCACCGACCTGCACGTCGTCGAGGGCGATCTCGCGCAGCGCCGGCCGAACCTGATCCCTGGTCATCAGATCGTGGGCCGTGTTCGCGCGCTCGGCGAGGGCGCGCGCCGCTTCGAGCCGGGCCAGCGCGTCGGCATCGCCTGGCTCTGGCGCAGCTGCGGCCGCTGCGAGTACTGCAGCGCGTCGGACGAGAACCTGTGCCGCGCGCCCCGCTTCACCGGCTGGGACGAGGACGGCGGATTCGCGGAGCGCGCGCGCGTGCCCGAGGAGTTCGCCTACGCGCTGCCGGACGCGATCGACGATGCCGCGGTCGCGCCGCTGCTCTGCGCGGGGATCATCGGCTACCGCAGCCTGCGCCGCTCGCGGATCGAGCCGGGCGGGCGGCTGGGCCTGTACGGATTCGGCTCGTCCGCGCACATCGCCCTGCAGGTCGCGGAAGACCTGGGCTGCCGGATCTTCGTCGTCACGCGCGAGGCCACGCATCGTGCGCTCGCGCGCGAGCTCGGCGCGGAATGGGCCGGCGACCTCGCGGATCGGCCGCCAGCGAAGCTCGACGCCGCGGTGCTCTTCGCGCCGGTCGGAACGCTCGTGCCGGTCGCCCTCGAGGCGCTTCGTCCGGGCGGCACGCTCGCCTGCGCCGGGATCCACATGACGCAGATCCCGCCGCTCGACTACGCCGCGCGCCTGTTCGAGGAGCGTACACTGACCAGCGTCACGGCCAACACGCGCGCGGACGGGTGCGAGCTGCTCGAGCTCGCCGCTAGCGCCGGCATCCGGCCGCGCACCACCGAGTTCGACTTCGACGAGCTGAACCAGGCGCTGCTCGCGCTGAAACAGGGCAGGATCGTGGGCTCGGGCGTGCTCCGGGTTCGCGGTCGAGCCGGTGGCGGTCGCCCCTTTCTCGCGGCCGCGAATCCCGCTAACCCGTGCGGGCAGGATCCATGTCGTGAGGCCGAGCTAGCGTGA
- a CDS encoding 16S rRNA (uracil(1498)-N(3))-methyltransferase, with product MNVLLYDENDEVAPGRVRVADRRHRHAKEILRAKPGDELAVGRIDGKLGRGTIVALDESALELEVVLEREPPAPLPVTLALALPRPPSLRKVLQQATALGVKRFVLFASARVEKSYWQSTGLAPAALREQLLLGLEQAVDCVVPRIELARRFRPFVEDELPRLAAGAAILVAHPGPLAPPPALASRAALLVVGPEGGLQDHELERLAAIGAQRVGLGPRVLRVETAVVALLARLAG from the coding sequence TTGAACGTTCTGCTCTACGACGAGAACGACGAGGTCGCCCCGGGGCGCGTGCGCGTCGCGGATCGCCGTCACCGCCACGCGAAGGAGATCCTGCGCGCGAAGCCCGGCGACGAGCTCGCGGTCGGAAGGATCGACGGCAAGCTCGGTCGAGGAACCATCGTCGCGCTCGACGAGAGCGCGCTCGAGCTCGAGGTCGTGCTCGAACGCGAGCCCCCCGCCCCGCTCCCAGTCACGCTCGCGCTCGCGCTCCCGCGCCCGCCGAGCCTGCGCAAGGTGCTGCAGCAGGCGACGGCGCTGGGCGTGAAGCGCTTCGTGCTCTTCGCGAGCGCGCGCGTCGAGAAGAGCTACTGGCAGAGCACGGGACTCGCGCCCGCCGCGCTGCGCGAGCAGCTCCTGCTCGGACTCGAGCAGGCCGTCGACTGCGTCGTTCCGCGGATCGAGCTCGCGCGCCGCTTCCGGCCCTTCGTCGAAGACGAGCTGCCGCGGCTCGCGGCGGGAGCGGCGATCCTCGTCGCGCATCCGGGACCGCTCGCTCCGCCGCCCGCGCTCGCGAGCCGTGCCGCTCTGCTCGTCGTCGGACCCGAAGGCGGGCTCCAGGATCACGAGCTCGAGCGGCTCGCCGCCATCGGTGCGCAGCGCGTCGGCCTGGGTCCGCGCGTGCTCCGCGTCGAGACGGCCGTCGTCGCGCTGCTCGCGCGCCTCGCTGGTTGA
- a CDS encoding glycine--tRNA ligase, which produces MEKLVALCLNRGFIYPSSEIYGGIAGFWDYGPLGTEMRNNVKAAWWQRMVRERDDVVGLDSSIIANPQTWVASGHVANFNDPMIDCRGCKRRFRADQIDADDRCSASSDGKHDLTEARQFNLMLKTRIGAAEDSAGEAYLRAETCQSIFLDFKRVMQSARMKPPFGIAQIGKAFRNEITPRNFIFRSREFEQMELEFFTPPAEAMDWFERFREIRMRWHHDIGLDPAKLRWHAHGADELAHYAKAAYDVVFEFPFGWHELEGVHHRGDFDLRQHSEHSGKDQSYTDPEAKERYFPYVIETSVGVDRCLLALLASAYQEDEVGGEKRVVLRLTPQIAPIKVAVLPLSKKLAAPAEKIAADLRRRFAVDFDLPGSIGKRYRRQDEVGTPLCVTYDFDSEQDQKATVRERDTTRQERIALSQLPAYLGERILGF; this is translated from the coding sequence ATGGAAAAGCTCGTCGCGCTGTGCCTGAATCGCGGTTTCATCTATCCGTCGAGCGAGATCTACGGCGGCATCGCGGGGTTCTGGGACTACGGGCCGCTCGGCACCGAGATGCGCAACAACGTGAAGGCCGCCTGGTGGCAGCGCATGGTGCGCGAGCGCGACGACGTGGTCGGGCTCGACTCGTCGATCATCGCCAATCCGCAGACCTGGGTGGCGTCGGGTCACGTGGCGAACTTCAACGACCCGATGATCGACTGTCGCGGCTGCAAACGGCGCTTTCGAGCGGACCAGATCGACGCGGACGACCGCTGCAGCGCCTCCAGCGACGGAAAGCACGATCTGACCGAGGCGCGCCAGTTCAACCTGATGCTGAAGACGCGGATCGGCGCCGCCGAAGACTCGGCCGGCGAGGCGTATCTCCGCGCCGAGACCTGCCAGTCGATCTTCCTCGACTTCAAGCGCGTGATGCAGTCGGCCCGCATGAAGCCGCCGTTCGGCATCGCGCAGATCGGCAAGGCCTTCAGGAACGAGATCACGCCGCGCAACTTCATCTTCCGCTCGCGCGAGTTCGAGCAGATGGAGCTCGAGTTCTTCACGCCGCCGGCCGAGGCGATGGACTGGTTCGAGCGGTTTCGCGAGATCCGCATGCGCTGGCACCACGACATCGGTCTCGATCCTGCGAAGCTGCGTTGGCACGCGCACGGCGCCGACGAGCTCGCGCACTACGCGAAGGCGGCGTATGACGTCGTCTTCGAGTTCCCGTTCGGCTGGCACGAGCTCGAGGGTGTGCACCACCGCGGGGACTTCGACCTGCGCCAGCACAGCGAGCACTCCGGCAAGGACCAGTCGTACACCGATCCCGAGGCGAAGGAGCGCTACTTCCCCTACGTGATCGAGACGTCCGTCGGCGTGGACCGCTGCCTGCTCGCGCTGCTCGCCAGCGCCTACCAGGAGGACGAGGTCGGCGGCGAGAAGCGCGTCGTGCTGCGCCTCACGCCGCAGATCGCGCCGATCAAGGTGGCGGTCCTGCCGCTCTCGAAGAAGCTCGCGGCTCCGGCGGAGAAGATCGCCGCCGATCTGCGCCGCCGCTTCGCCGTGGACTTCGACCTGCCGGGAAGCATCGGCAAGCGCTATCGGCGCCAGGACGAGGTCGGCACACCGCTCTGTGTCACGTACGACTTCGACTCCGAGCAGGACCAGAAGGCGACCGTGCGCGAGCGCGACACGACCCGGCAGGAGCGCATCGCCCTCTCGCAGCTCCCCGCCTACCTCGGCGAGCGGATCCTCGGCTTCTAG
- a CDS encoding S-(hydroxymethyl)glutathione dehydrogenase/class III alcohol dehydrogenase, whose product MRVEAAVAWEAGRPLEIERIELEGPRAGECLVRLAATGVCHTDAYTLSGKDPEGLFPAVLGHEGAGEVVEVGAGVRSLSVGDHVIPLYIPECRECRFCLSGKTNLCARIRETQGKGLMPDGTSRLSARGTLVHHYMGTSTFAQYTVVPEIALAKVRKDAPLDRICLLGCGVTTGIGAVLHTAKVEPGASVAVFGLGGIGLSVIQGAVMAGAERIFAVDLNPRKFELARSLGATDCLDPKQVADVAAAIVSMTDGGVDYSFECIGNVEVMGQALACTSRGWGQAIIIGVAGSGQEIHARPFLLVTGRSWRGTAFGGTKGRTQLPRFVDRYMSGRIKLDEMVTAELPLERINHAFDLMHEGAAIRSVIKY is encoded by the coding sequence GTGAGGGTCGAGGCTGCGGTTGCGTGGGAGGCGGGCAGGCCACTCGAGATCGAGCGGATCGAGCTCGAAGGGCCGCGCGCGGGCGAGTGTCTGGTCCGGCTCGCGGCGACCGGGGTCTGCCACACGGATGCCTACACGCTCTCGGGCAAGGATCCCGAGGGCCTGTTCCCCGCGGTCCTGGGTCACGAGGGCGCCGGCGAGGTGGTCGAGGTCGGGGCCGGCGTCCGGTCGCTCTCGGTCGGCGATCACGTGATCCCGCTCTACATCCCCGAGTGTCGCGAGTGCCGCTTCTGCCTCTCCGGCAAGACGAACCTGTGCGCGCGGATCCGTGAGACGCAGGGCAAGGGGCTCATGCCCGATGGAACCAGCCGGCTCTCGGCGCGCGGAACGCTCGTGCACCACTACATGGGGACGTCGACCTTCGCGCAGTACACCGTCGTGCCCGAGATCGCGCTCGCGAAGGTGCGCAAGGACGCTCCGCTCGACCGCATCTGTCTGCTCGGCTGCGGCGTGACCACGGGAATCGGCGCGGTGCTGCACACCGCGAAGGTCGAGCCGGGCGCGTCGGTCGCGGTCTTCGGACTCGGCGGCATCGGACTCTCGGTGATCCAGGGCGCGGTGATGGCCGGGGCCGAGCGCATCTTCGCCGTGGACCTGAATCCGCGGAAGTTCGAGCTCGCGCGAAGCCTGGGCGCGACCGACTGCCTCGACCCGAAGCAGGTCGCCGACGTCGCGGCCGCGATCGTGTCGATGACCGACGGCGGCGTCGACTACTCGTTCGAGTGCATCGGGAACGTCGAGGTGATGGGTCAGGCGCTCGCCTGCACCAGCCGGGGCTGGGGGCAGGCGATCATCATCGGCGTCGCCGGGTCGGGCCAGGAGATCCACGCCCGGCCGTTCCTGCTCGTCACCGGCCGCTCCTGGCGCGGCACCGCCTTCGGCGGAACGAAGGGCCGGACGCAGCTGCCCCGCTTCGTCGACCGCTACATGAGCGGCAGGATCAAGCTCGACGAGATGGTCACCGCCGAGCTGCCGCTCGAGCGCATCAACCACGCCTTCGATCTGATGCACGAGGGCGCGGCGATCCGCTCGGTGATCAAGTACTAG
- a CDS encoding fatty acid desaturase, whose protein sequence is MASPEESPAVEAVESGPTLSDVIELLPERVYDNPTSLGMIYFARDLVLYLGLVALLVVVDSPFLLVPLWILTAFTTAAIFILGHDAAHETLFKSKRLNYLVGVISMLPSLHIYEAWVFGHKHVHHGHTVREGMDYVWHPTTPEQYRAMTPVQRAMHRLKWSWLGAGVYYGWDIWWKNMMHFQGTAKIAANVKRDRRIVLIYASLLTVMLLGAGAATYGGIGGAVWMWTKVFAVPFVLWNYVIGLAVYVHHVAPDIRWLSRREWTRFKGQMEGTTILHVPAWMNFFMHNIMMHVAHHVDMRIPFYRLPEACEVIRKGYADVVRERDFDLSDYVRITRSCKLYDFNTHSWSGYEAAKESPALVAQA, encoded by the coding sequence ATGGCAAGCCCTGAAGAATCCCCGGCGGTCGAAGCGGTCGAGTCTGGTCCCACCCTCAGCGACGTGATCGAGCTGCTCCCAGAGCGGGTCTACGACAACCCGACGAGTCTGGGCATGATCTACTTCGCGCGCGACCTCGTGCTCTACCTGGGCCTGGTCGCCCTGCTGGTGGTGGTCGACTCACCGTTCCTGCTGGTCCCGCTCTGGATCCTCACGGCGTTCACGACCGCCGCGATCTTCATCCTGGGCCACGACGCCGCGCACGAGACGCTCTTCAAGAGCAAGCGCCTGAACTACCTGGTCGGCGTGATCTCGATGCTGCCGTCGCTGCACATCTACGAGGCCTGGGTCTTCGGCCACAAACACGTCCACCACGGCCACACGGTGCGCGAGGGAATGGACTACGTCTGGCACCCCACGACGCCGGAGCAGTACCGGGCGATGACTCCCGTGCAGCGCGCGATGCACCGCCTGAAGTGGTCCTGGCTGGGCGCCGGCGTGTACTACGGCTGGGACATCTGGTGGAAGAACATGATGCACTTCCAGGGCACCGCGAAGATCGCGGCGAACGTGAAGCGCGACCGCAGGATCGTCCTGATCTACGCGTCGCTACTCACCGTGATGCTGCTCGGAGCCGGCGCTGCGACCTACGGTGGAATCGGCGGGGCCGTCTGGATGTGGACGAAGGTCTTCGCCGTGCCGTTCGTGCTCTGGAACTACGTGATCGGCCTGGCCGTCTACGTCCACCACGTCGCGCCGGACATCCGCTGGCTCTCGCGCCGCGAGTGGACGCGTTTCAAGGGGCAGATGGAGGGGACCACGATCCTGCACGTGCCCGCGTGGATGAACTTCTTCATGCACAACATCATGATGCACGTGGCGCACCACGTGGACATGCGCATCCCGTTCTACCGCCTGCCGGAGGCCTGCGAGGTGATCCGGAAGGGGTATGCCGACGTGGTGCGGGAGCGGGACTTCGACCTCTCCGACTACGTGCGCATCACGCGCAGCTGCAAGCTGTACGACTTCAACACGCACAGCTGGAGCGGTTACGAGGCGGCGAAGGAGTCGCCCGCGCTAGTCGCGCAGGCGTAG
- the aspS gene encoding aspartate--tRNA ligase — protein MRRTHFCGDVRPVDVGREVVLCGWVRKRRDHGGVIFVDLRDRSGLAQVVFKPDTEPEAHGKAQAVRSEWVLIVRGVLARRDPDVVNPNLPTGEVELIAHEVRILNTATTPPFEIEDDVLLDESSRLKYRIHDLRRPVMQRRLRVRHELAQSLRLGCSERGLTEVETPILARATPEGARDFLVPSRLQHGSFYALPQSPQIMKQMLMVAGFDGYFQLARCFRDEDQRADRQLEFTQLDLELSFVGVDDVLDLLEHLTVRAYRDVLGVELSRPFPRISYAEAMARYGSDKPERRITLEIVDLSNLLAKSEFKVFAGALAAGGVVRGLPIHDAAALSRSELDRLNEQARSLGAKGLAWVRIAEDGSWQSPIAKFLSDEEKAAIGARAGLRPGSLLLFGADRERVVCDVLGRLRLELGQKLDRYDGRAWDPLFVVGFPLFEEGEDGKLSYMHMPFVAPLESEIEKLSSDPKSVLATHYDLVMNGVELGSGSLRNHRSDVQLKILEILGYSEAEARARFGFMLDALDTGAPPHGGFAFGFDRLALMLAGGESLRDVLAFPKTQRGQDSFMEAPSAVDAAQLKELGLRLRD, from the coding sequence CTGCGCCGAACACACTTCTGTGGAGACGTGCGGCCGGTGGACGTCGGCCGCGAAGTCGTGCTCTGCGGCTGGGTGCGCAAACGCCGCGACCACGGCGGCGTGATCTTCGTCGACCTGCGCGATCGCAGCGGACTGGCGCAAGTCGTCTTCAAGCCCGACACGGAGCCCGAGGCGCACGGGAAGGCGCAGGCGGTCCGATCCGAGTGGGTGCTGATCGTGCGGGGCGTGCTCGCGCGCAGGGATCCGGACGTCGTGAACCCGAACCTGCCGACGGGCGAGGTCGAGCTGATCGCCCACGAGGTGCGCATCCTCAACACCGCCACGACCCCGCCGTTCGAGATCGAGGACGACGTGCTTCTCGACGAGAGCAGCCGCCTCAAGTACCGCATCCACGACCTGCGCCGGCCGGTGATGCAGCGACGTCTGCGGGTGCGCCACGAGCTCGCGCAGTCGCTTCGTCTCGGCTGCTCGGAGCGCGGACTGACCGAGGTCGAGACGCCGATCCTGGCGCGCGCCACTCCGGAGGGCGCGCGCGACTTCCTGGTGCCGAGTCGACTGCAGCACGGGAGCTTCTACGCGCTGCCGCAGTCGCCTCAGATCATGAAGCAGATGCTGATGGTCGCGGGCTTCGACGGCTACTTCCAGCTGGCGCGCTGCTTCCGGGACGAGGACCAGCGCGCGGATCGCCAGCTCGAGTTCACCCAGCTCGACCTCGAGCTCTCGTTCGTCGGCGTGGACGACGTCCTCGATCTGCTGGAGCACCTGACCGTGCGCGCCTACCGCGACGTGCTCGGCGTGGAGCTCTCGCGTCCGTTCCCGCGCATCAGCTACGCCGAGGCCATGGCGCGCTACGGCTCCGACAAACCGGAACGGCGCATCACGCTCGAGATCGTCGACCTCTCGAATCTGCTCGCCAAGAGCGAGTTCAAGGTCTTCGCGGGGGCGCTCGCCGCGGGCGGCGTCGTGCGCGGGCTTCCGATCCACGATGCAGCCGCGCTGTCTCGAAGCGAGCTCGACCGGCTGAACGAGCAGGCGCGAAGCCTCGGCGCGAAGGGGCTGGCGTGGGTGCGGATCGCCGAGGACGGATCCTGGCAGTCGCCGATCGCGAAGTTCCTGTCCGACGAGGAGAAGGCGGCGATCGGCGCGCGGGCGGGGCTGCGCCCGGGATCGCTGCTGCTCTTCGGCGCGGATCGCGAGCGGGTCGTCTGCGACGTGCTCGGCCGGCTGCGGCTGGAGCTGGGCCAGAAGCTCGACCGCTACGACGGTCGCGCCTGGGATCCGCTCTTCGTCGTCGGCTTTCCGCTCTTCGAAGAGGGCGAGGACGGCAAGCTCAGCTACATGCACATGCCGTTCGTCGCTCCGCTCGAGAGCGAGATCGAAAAGCTGTCCAGCGATCCGAAGAGCGTGTTGGCGACCCACTACGATCTGGTCATGAACGGCGTCGAGCTCGGCTCGGGGAGCCTGCGCAATCACCGCTCGGACGTGCAGCTCAAGATCCTCGAGATCCTCGGCTACTCCGAGGCCGAAGCGAGGGCGCGCTTCGGCTTCATGCTCGACGCGCTCGACACCGGCGCCCCACCGCACGGAGGCTTCGCCTTCGGCTTCGATCGCCTGGCGCTGATGCTGGCCGGCGGCGAGAGCCTGCGCGACGTGCTGGCGTTCCCCAAGACGCAGCGCGGCCAGGACAGCTTCATGGAAGCGCCGAGCGCCGTCGACGCGGCCCAGCTGAAAGAGCTCGGTCTACGCCTGCGCGACTAG
- a CDS encoding diguanylate cyclase, translating to MDKRVLVVDDDRLIREMTRDALVQEGFRVATAATGREALSRLGDEGPFDLVITDLSMREMDGLELIERVKRASPRTEVVVLTGYASLESALPAMRLGAADYLRKPVSAAEVTYGVKRTLLRRRLMDENESLRGCVQAFEAARALASCLESADVLPLAVEIVLRLTGRSRAVGRLVELPSRTGEGIEIAGFPQEALLALRSEIELGKIFDPCELERPGVRSGSALAGALEELGIRDADLLALPIRSEGRVVGGIWLFSEGRPFDDDERQRAALVIEQAELALINAERFLQAREKAFIDDVTSLYNARYLLSALDREVNRASRSQSRLSVLFLDLDRFKTVNDRFGHLVGSRVLRELGGLLQDSVRAIDTVGRYGGDEFTILLVDTGLDGALSVADRIRQSVAGHSFGAERGLDLRLTVSVGVATFPTHGDSRERLLDLSDKAMYLAKALGRDHVCSADELSSSRG from the coding sequence ATGGACAAGCGGGTGCTGGTGGTCGACGACGACCGCTTGATACGCGAGATGACGCGCGACGCGCTGGTCCAGGAGGGGTTTCGCGTCGCCACTGCCGCGACCGGCCGAGAGGCGCTGTCGCGCCTCGGCGACGAGGGGCCCTTCGATCTCGTGATCACCGATCTGTCGATGCGCGAGATGGACGGGCTCGAGCTGATCGAGCGCGTGAAGCGCGCATCGCCTCGGACCGAGGTGGTCGTGCTCACCGGCTACGCGTCGCTCGAGAGCGCGCTCCCGGCGATGCGGCTCGGCGCGGCCGACTACCTGCGCAAGCCGGTCTCCGCGGCTGAGGTCACCTACGGCGTGAAGCGGACGCTGCTCCGCCGGCGCCTGATGGACGAGAACGAGTCCCTGCGCGGCTGCGTGCAGGCGTTCGAGGCCGCGCGCGCACTGGCCTCCTGTCTGGAGAGCGCGGACGTGCTGCCGCTCGCGGTCGAGATCGTCCTGCGACTCACCGGTCGATCTCGCGCCGTCGGCCGGCTCGTCGAGCTGCCGTCCCGGACCGGCGAGGGGATCGAGATCGCGGGCTTCCCCCAGGAGGCGCTGCTGGCGCTCCGCTCGGAGATCGAGCTCGGCAAGATCTTCGATCCCTGCGAGCTCGAACGGCCGGGAGTGCGGAGCGGCTCCGCGCTCGCCGGTGCGCTCGAGGAGCTGGGTATCCGCGACGCCGATCTGCTCGCGCTGCCGATCCGCAGCGAGGGCCGCGTGGTCGGCGGAATCTGGCTCTTCTCGGAGGGGCGTCCCTTCGACGACGACGAGCGGCAGCGCGCGGCGCTGGTCATCGAGCAGGCGGAGCTCGCGCTGATCAACGCCGAACGCTTCCTGCAGGCGCGCGAGAAGGCCTTCATCGACGACGTCACGTCGCTGTACAACGCGCGCTATCTGCTCTCGGCGCTCGACCGCGAGGTGAACCGCGCCTCGCGCTCGCAGAGCCGGCTCTCCGTGCTCTTCCTCGATCTCGATCGCTTCAAGACGGTGAACGACCGCTTCGGGCATCTGGTCGGGTCGCGCGTGCTGCGAGAGCTCGGGGGTCTGCTCCAGGACTCGGTGCGCGCGATCGACACCGTGGGGCGCTACGGCGGCGACGAGTTCACGATCCTGCTCGTCGACACCGGACTCGACGGCGCGCTCTCGGTCGCGGATCGGATCCGGCAGTCGGTCGCCGGCCATTCCTTCGGAGCGGAGCGGGGGCTGGACCTGCGGCTCACGGTCTCCGTCGGCGTGGCGACCTTTCCGACGCACGGAGACAGCCGCGAGCGCCTGCTCGATCTCTCCGACAAGGCGATGTACCTCGCCAAGGCGCTCGGTCGCGACCACGTCTGCTCCGCGGACGAGCTCTCCTCGTCCCGGGGCTAG
- a CDS encoding phosphoribosylglycinamide formyltransferase: MALRIAVLLSGSGTTLANLIEERDRGRLDVDIAAVISSKPEAFGLSRARRHGIPALAIARADHPDERAFNDAIHAALAQDPPDLLVLAGFLSRIELRGYNGRAMNTHPSLIPAFCGKGFYGERVHRAVLEYGAKVTGATIHYCDEQYDTGPIILQKAIDVLEDDTPASLAARVAAVERDLYPRAIQLHAQGRLQIVGRRVVVSATG, encoded by the coding sequence ATGGCGCTTCGCATCGCGGTTCTGCTTTCGGGCAGCGGCACGACGCTGGCGAACCTGATCGAGGAGCGAGACCGCGGGCGACTCGACGTCGACATCGCAGCCGTGATCTCGTCGAAGCCCGAAGCGTTCGGGCTCTCTCGCGCGCGGCGGCACGGGATTCCCGCGCTCGCGATCGCGCGCGCGGACCATCCGGACGAGCGCGCGTTCAACGACGCGATCCATGCTGCGCTGGCGCAGGATCCTCCCGATCTGCTCGTGCTCGCCGGGTTCCTGTCGCGGATCGAGCTGCGGGGATACAACGGCCGGGCGATGAACACCCACCCCTCGCTGATCCCCGCCTTCTGCGGCAAGGGCTTCTACGGCGAGCGCGTGCACCGCGCGGTGCTCGAGTACGGCGCGAAGGTGACCGGCGCGACGATCCACTACTGCGACGAGCAGTACGACACCGGGCCGATCATCCTGCAAAAGGCGATCGACGTGCTCGAGGACGACACCCCCGCCTCGCTCGCGGCAAGGGTGGCGGCGGTCGAGCGGGATCTCTATCCCCGGGCCATCCAGCTCCACGCGCAGGGCCGGCTGCAGATCGTCGGCCGGCGCGTCGTCGTGAGCGCGACGGGGTGA